A region of Halictus rubicundus isolate RS-2024b chromosome 17, iyHalRubi1_principal, whole genome shotgun sequence DNA encodes the following proteins:
- the LOC143362697 gene encoding membrane-associated guanylate kinase, WW and PDZ domain-containing protein 1 isoform X3: protein MIESKENLVDRDHRESMDKEVLAISGTDETGHRMPPTYLYSSSSEPNTGIPNQEQSNRSRNQATEDQLGPLPPNWEKAYTDTGEVYFIDHNTGTSHWLDPRLSKFQKRSLEECLDDELPYGWEKIDDTLYGTYFIDHVNRRTQYENPVLQAKRAQQSLGERKSPNFTRNPDKLKGQKIRTTLIKSSRGLGFTIVGGDDSVEEFLQIKSVVPNGPAWLDGKLQTGDVLVYVNDTCVLGFTHNEMVNVFKSIGSGETVTLEVCRGYPLPFDPNDPNTEVVTTIAVNAPDILTEDPRMYMDLDPTLQSNGRFNFLDSTFLPVHSLQNGENLATTSVNSMPDLCISDKINTIKRPSSTDILLSESNDMNDCKDSPLSSKPEFLSIAIVKGTMGFGFTIADSAHGQKVKKILDRQRCKNLMEGDILVNINEINVRNMCHSEVVQVLKDCPRNEEALIHVQRTTSKSNEKKEKNSQDFFRSKTPTADIYSTQTKTVVPSRPKTPLIDTRNRPKSPTNAIRPNWSEQSENELNPLDNRYKYGEYTHGMYYTDPYKANITNLSDNFATMTNLDDDSVRNTAKRDWVTNDKLNINNDVYSIDIPHHDNMLKQNGCLHSDYYKELYTTQSHSQYSEQDYNVYSIGQEQNVDTGEIWDKRKETTSFEHEQPHSSSIPRYTQYTNELVCPIVPDIEWIETLVTLVRQDTGFGFRIVGGTEEGSQQVSVGHIVPGGAADLDNRLNTGDLIMSVDDESVLNSSHHHVVQLMIAAAQNGRVTLGIRRRINTQEHLPENLQAPYSRQMNHQYPYDVTVTRMENEGFGFVIISSVNKAGSTIGRIIEGSPAERCGRLNVGDHILAVNHVDITNVCHKDIVNLIKDSGYSVTLTIGYPLDDCCSNTSLSQKDEPTCDGDGGQYHAVELTRGTRGFGFSIRGGREFQNMPLFVLQIAENGPASIDNRLRVGDQIIEINGINTKNMTHTEAIEIIRNGGPSVRLLVRRGCQMPSVVGALPHLYDMNI from the exons ATGATCGAGTCAAAAGAGAATCTTGTCGATCGTGATCACC GAGAGAGCATGGATAAGGAGGTATTAGCTATCAGTGGAACCGATGAGACTGGTCATCGTATGCCACCTACGTATTTGTACAGTTCAAGTTCAGAACCGAATACAGGGATACCGAATCAAGAGCAGAGCAACAGAAGCCGTAATCAAGCAACGGAAGACCAGTTAGGACCATTGCCACCAAATTGGGAAAAGGCTTACACCGACACGGGAGAAGTATATTTTATAGA CCACAACACAGGTACTTCACATTGGCTGGACCCGCGGCTATCCAAATTTCAAAAAAGATCTTTGGAGGAATGTTTGGATGACGAATTACCATACGGTTGGGAGAAAATAGATGACACGCTGTATGGGACATACTTCATTGATCATGTAAATCGTCGAACCCAGTATGAAAATCCAGTATTGCAAGCGAAAAGGGCTCAGCAAAGTTTAGGGGAAAGAAAGAGTCCCAATTTCACTAGGAATCCTGACAAACTGAAGGGTCAGAAGATAAGAACAACGTTGATAAAGAGTTCAAGGGGGCTAGGGTTTACCATTGTCGGCGGGGACGATTCGGTAGAggaatttttacaaataaaaagcGTTGTACCGAATGGGCCTGCGTGGTTGGATGGAAAATTGCAAACTG GGGACGTTTTGGTATACGTTAACGACACGTGCGTTTTGGGATTCACTCATAACGAAATGGTGAACGTTTTTAAGTCAATTGGTAGCGGCGAGACAGTCACGCTGGAGGTGTGTCGGGGTTATCCGTTGCCATTCGATCCGAACGACCCTAACACAGAAGTCGTAACCACAATCGCTGTTAACGCGCCAG ATATTTTGACAGAAGATCCCAGGATGTACATGGATCTGGATCCCACCTTGCAAAGCAACGGTCGTTTCAATTTCCTGGACTCCACGTTCTTGCCAGTGCATAGTCTCCAAAACGGTGAGAACCTCGCCACCACCTCTGTCAACTCGATGCCAGACCTCTGCATCTCGGACAAGATCAACACGATTAAACGACCGAGCAGCACCGACATTCTTCTGTCGGAGAGCAACGACATGAACGATTGCAAGGATTCGCCGTTGTCTTCCAAGCCTGAATTTCTTAGTATCGCGATCGTGAAGGGGACCATGGGGTTCGGATTCACAATAGCGGATTCTGCGCACGGTCAAAAAGTGAAGAAGATCTTGGACCGGCAGCGTTGCAAGAATCTGATGGAGGGTGACATTCTGGTTAACATAAATGAAATCAATGTGCGAAACATGTGCCACTCCGAGGTGGTGCAGGTGCTGAAAGATTGTCCTCGCAACGAGGAAGCGTTGATACATGTACAAAGAACAACGTCAAAGTCGAacgagaagaaggagaagaactCGCAAGACTTTTTTCGTAGTAAAACACCGACCGCTGATATCTACAGCACTCAAACGAAGACTGTTGTACCGAGTCGACCGAAGACACCGCTGATAGACACTAGAAATCGCCCTAAGTCGCCAACGAATGCAATTAGACCGAATTGGAGCGAGCAAAGCGAAAACGAGCTAAACCCGTTAGATAACCGATACAAGTACGGCGAATATACTCACGGCATGTACTACACTGACCCGTACAAGGCCAATATAACGAACTTGTCCGATAATTTCGCTACGATGACTAATCTCGACGACGATTCGGTGCGAAACACCGCGAAAAGAGATTGGGTCACGAACGACAAATTGAACATAAACAACGATGTGTATTCCATCGACATACCTCATCACGATAACATGCTGAAACAAAACGGATGCTTGCATTCGGACTACTATAAGGAGCTGTACACGACGCAGTCCCATTCGCAGTACAGCGAGCAAGATTACAATGTATACTCTATCGGACAGGAGCAGAATGTTGACACTGGGGAGATATGGGATAAGCGTAAGGAAACCACGAGTTTCGAACACGAGCAACCACATTCCAGTTCTATACCACG ATATACCCAGTACACCAACGAACTAGTGTGTCCTATTGTGCCTGACATAGAATGGATAGAAACGTTGGTGACATTAGTCAGACAGGATACAGGCTTCGGATTTAGAATAGTTGGTGGCACCGAGGAAGGATCTCAA CAGGTCTCCGTCGGACACATTGTACCTGGCGGTGCAGCCGATTTGGACAACAGACTGAACACGGGCGACCTGATCATGTCAGTCGACGATGAGAGTGTTTTGAACTCGTCGCACCACCACGTTGTCCAGTTGATGATCGCTGCAGCTCAAAATGGCAGGGTTACTTTAGGAATACGACGTAGAATTAACACCCAGGAACATCTTCCGGAGAATCTACAGGCTCCGTATAGTAGACAAATGAATCATCAGTATCCTTACGACGTGACGGTCACTCGAATGGAAAACGAAGGTTTCGGCTTCGTGATCATTTCCTCGGTGAACAAAGCTGGCTCGACTATCGGTAGGATAATTGAAGGTTCGCCCGCGGAAAGATGCGGCCGGTTGAACGTCGGAGATCATATTCTTGCCGTTAATCACGTGGATATCACGAACGTCTGCCACAAGGATATCGTAAACTTAATCAAGGACTCCGGTTATTCTGTTACTTTGACGATCGGTTACCCTCTCGACGACTGTTGCAGCAATACGTCTCTGTCTCAAAAG GATGAACCAACATGCGACGGAGACGGAGGCCAATATCACGCGGTCGAATTAACACGTGGAACCCGAGGATTTGGTTTCAGTATTCGCGGCGGACGTGAATTTCAAAATATGCCACTGTTTGTGTTGCAAATTGCTGAGAACGGTCCCGCGTCTATTGATAATCGATTGAGA GTCGGAGACCAAATAATCGAGATAAATGGAATTAACACGAAAAACATGACTCACACGGAGGCAATCGAAATTATACGAAACGGTGGGCCATCCGTTCGACTTTTGGTTCGACGTGGTTGTCAGATGCCTTCAGTGGTAGGTGCTCTTCCACACCTCTACGATATGAATATATGA